In the Primulina tabacum isolate GXHZ01 chromosome 7, ASM2559414v2, whole genome shotgun sequence genome, atatgaatttgataacgatgtgatttatctttgagtactaaaaGTGGCATGGTTTGTGCAACTAAAAAACACCTTTTCCTAAAGCACAGTTTCTTGCTTTGGCCAAAGAgttcttgcactattaactcattaaatcacataagatatcttcAACTATAGGCAAatggtgaatccctgactacaatggaTTTGTtcttacgtatttcgaaactacaccgaACGTCACCActtgatgaccctcaatgggtcggtaaatgaattaaaatacaTGCTAGTACATATAGCctgggtcaaaggactaatgattTACAACTATAATCGCGGTACATCATATATGCTAGTCTCAACATCAAGCGACTTTTATCCTTTTCTTAGGCCGCTGATTCAATTAgaaacatgtttagaatataagatatactttctaatgagtttcatgatcttacgttgagagACTAACCTCATGATGCCTACtgtgtatattcaaggactttatctatgtagcttgcatgagtatacagataaagcataatatcataattgaataaaatcgtaaaatattattaaaataaagattgttttacattaataaataaaattcaagcCATAAATTGGTTTGCTGGACATTACTCTAGTAGTACATAGTAGAAATTCTTTGAAATAATAAGTGacttttttttgttatttttgcttgaatcgtttcttgaaataaatatatattttgttgttATTATTGAAGCATTGCACTTGTTGTGGATGATCCTGCTATGCTAAACAAGGTTTCCGGAATCTTTCCTTCTCAAGTCACCATAAGGTTTGTGATTGTGCTATGGGGAGACAAATCAAGCATAAAAAATGCAAAAGCATTAGAAATGCCTATTTATTGTTACAAGGAGATAATAGATTTGGGTCTTGAGAGTCGTAAGGCCTTGCCTCGTTCTGAAGACGATCGTAAGTCTTTCTTCTGTTTCTAGTCAATTGTGTAGGTTAGTAGGTTACTGATTTCCCAGTGTCATTTCCTAATTCCTAATATAAGAAAATTaatttgaatggacattgtacTTATAATTAACATTTGACGTAGCCTCCCTTCGATTTCAAGAGAAAAATAGTACCCTTTATTTGTTTGAACTTTCTAAAGTCGGCTTTCGTTCTTAAACGTCATACTATGATGTTGCATGTCTTCTATACACATGTGATGCTATATGGAGCTGAAGGTGTTGATTGAGACTAAATTCTAAGAGTAGCAGCTCTTGAACTGGATATGTGCCAGTTACAATATTTTGAAACTATAAAGAAATTCAATATCCCATTCTAAGTTGTTGGGATGCGTTCACTTTTACATCAGAATACTTAGCATCTATGTATACTTCAAGGTATAACTAACGAACTTCATACAAGATGATATTACTGATTAATGATACTAATTTCAGGAAAACAATATACTTATAAATCAATCAGCTCTGATGATGTTGCAACACTTATGTATACAAGTGGTACAACAGGGAATCCTAAAGGAGTTATGCTTACGCACAAGAATTTACTGCACCAGGTTGGTAGTGTCTTTGTATTGTCTGGTAAACTAATCTATCTGTATTATTTTAGTCACTAGGATTCGGATACGAGTCCACAGTCAACACGGATGGCTGTGAAAGTATCGCCGAACactttcttgtttatttttgtaGAAGTCACCATTTATAAAAGTGATGACTTAAACAAATATTAGATAGATTGATTAGATATATCATGTAACTTCTGTTCAATACCACACCATATGGCCTATCTATCCAAACGATATTCATATATACTTGCAAAATTATCTATATGCCAAATTTCGTTGTGCGATTTCGTATATGTGATGCCCCAGTCCACCAAAATCCCAAAACTGAGGGATTGGGTCGTTTGTCGTGGCCGGTTTAGATCACCAGGCTCTTATCTTACTTAAATCTAGTACCCAAGAGGAAGTTTATATTGGGATCTTCTCATTTCTAGTAATCCATAATATATTGTTACAGTGTTGTTCTTATCTTTAAGAACAAAATgctaaaatgaaaaaataaaatagtcATTACTAAGTACTGAGTACCCTCAGGTCGAGGAGTCGAATCAGATAACATGTCTGGAACAGAGGGAAAAAAAACTCTCAAGTTTCTGAGTTTTATTACGTCTTGTAAATAAATACAAACCTACTTCAACTAATGATTTTTCTAAGTCTTGGTCAACTTCCGAATAACGACTCTTGAATTCTTGTTAGTTTATTTTATTGGCTCGTCGAACTCCTGACTTCTTAGTTTCCTCACCTCACTTTCCAAGTTCCCAAATATTCCTAATCATTTGCAGGTAACATATTATATcagtttatttaaaattaaaatatgcacAATAGGTTGATAAGTCTTAGACAGTAAAAACTTTTCCCAACACTTCATTTCAGTACAATTGTTATAAATGTTGATCCCAGACTATGCCTGCACAGAGTGTATATAGTCAAGATTCATGGCGAAAGTGAGGCTGGGATTtatggaaaaatatggaataaTGATAGAGGTCATACACAACATATAGACGTTTGAAATTGGTTGTCCCTTTTATTCACTTTTGCTAATGTAGTTAGATTGGTGGCTGAAATCGGATGAGGAAAAAGTGAGGCTGGGATTTAATAGTTATAAGAATGGTAgagtttggtattacatgagtTTGAAGTGAGTGCATTTGAATTAGGAGCATACGTACGTGTGAGAAGATATTATTGAAGTTTCTAATTTATATTCTCATTTTTTAATGAAGTAGTGGATCATTTTCTGGCACAAGAACAATCATTGAAGATTATCTGACAATATTATCTTTTTTCTTGGCCAAGATTGCAAATTTAGGGGAATTTCTGCCTGTTGTTCCTGGGGACAGGTTTCTCAGCATGCTTCCACCTTGGCATGCTTATGAGCGAGCGAGCGAGTATTGCACACATACCTGTGGAATCGAGAATGCATACACAACGGTGAAAAATTTAAAGGTACATGTTTTCTTCCTGACTGGACTAGAGTTGCTTTTATCAGCTTTACCTAATTCCTCAATTTTTGGGTTAGAAGATTTTAGCTTTTGTCTGGATTATTTTCATAGATTTCTATTGTAAAAGTAGCATCAGCCTTTTGCTTTGATTGCAGGATGACTTGCGTTGTTATCGACCTCATTATATTGTATCTGTTCCGTTAGTATACGAGACATTATACAGGTAAATCCTCTTGCTTCaaattcatatattatatacgCTAATCAAGGTTGCATGATCAAACTAATGGATCATTAGCCAATGAATATCGAGAAATGTTATGCAATGTCAATTATGCATTAGTTCTTTAAACAATTTATCATAACTCTGGGATAGgaatagaataaataataagatAACGAATAGTGTAATAAGCTTGTATCCTAATTTTTCCCTAGCATATTGCCTTGTTTACAATAAAATGTGCAGTTAGTTTTGTCTGTGTaacattgtcaaattttattTCTGAAGATTAAATTTCATATCATTACACTTTCGGGTTCATTAAGCTATACTTTTATCTTTAATGTTGTTTCAGATTTGTTGTTATAGGGTCCGCATAAGCGACGGCACATGACGGTTCTATCTAATTTATATCCAAGCATGCTTTAAGAACCTGATTCATAGATCAGTGGAAGAGTATATTGTGTTGTCATTAAAATCTATATTCACACACCTCTCAAAATCAAATGAGGGATGTAGTATTAcagttatttatttatcttaGGATAGATTCAAGTACATGCAGTTTCTACTTCTAAATTAGTAGATTGTTTACACTACTTATTGTCTGAACTTCAACTATGTTCTCCCTTCAGTTCTTGTCTAAAGGTAATGGATTTACTTCTACTCATTTCTTCATCAACAGCGGGTACCACTTTTTGTAGCCATTAATAATTTTATGTATGCATAAATACTTGTTTCATGTGCATAGATTTACAGCATATTTGGCCTTTTAAGCCTATCATATTTCATGATTGTTGTCTGGTTTCATGGATTGCAGGGGGATTCAAAAGCAAATCAGTTCAAGTTCTGCCATTCGTAAATATGTTGTTCTGCTATTCTTAAGGATCAGTTTTGCGTACATGGAGGCCAAACGAATATATGAGGTTGAACTTAATCATTTTCCTTTATGTTGGGGTTGGCTTTGGATGCGACACATGTGTTTTTTTATCTTAACAACATTCTTCCTTAAGCGATGCGGCGcatgtgtttttgaagatttataTTATATACTCTGGTGACATATTCCCATAATAGCATAGTTGATCGGTATTTAAAAGTTTATTACCATATTAATTTTTACGGTTTATCATTCTCTTCCTTGTTTTTCTTGTCATAGGGGAAATGCCTGACCACAAATATGGAGCAACCTTCTTACCTTGTTTCTATTTTTGACTGGTTGTCGGCAAGGATAGTCGCTGCAATATTGTTGCCATTGCATATGATGGCAAAACAAATTGTCTACAGTAAAATTCATAGTTCGATTGGCATTTTAAAGGTTAACCATATTGTCTGTTGTGATTTTACTCCACTGCATCTGTGATAGGACAACATTACACGGGTCATAACAATTGTTACTTTTATCTGTGCCCCATTGCATTTGTGTGGGAAAGATGCAAAATAAATGATAGAAAACTAATATTCTTGCCAATTACGTAGCAGAAAATCATCCTGTGAGAAAAATAAAGGCGAATTTTACCTTTGACATTTTGCAGGCTGGTATTAGTGGAGGTGGCAGCTTGCCTGCACAAATAGACATGTTCTTTGaggttaaaaatattttgatcttGTAATTGGAAATTTAGGGGATTGAGATGTATTGTTTGTCTTACTCTATCCTAATAACGCAGGCAATTGGCATAACAGTTCAAAATGGATATGGCCTAACAGAATCATCCCCTGTCATTACGGGTCGAAGGCACAATTGTAATGTAAGAAAAATATTCGACACAAACACTTGTATTAATGCAATTTTATGTAGTTTGAAATTAGTAGCAGATTCTGAAACAAGGAAATTTCTGAGATTTTTTAATGATGTACAATGGGTACTTAGTGAAAACACAATGCTGCAGGACGACCAACACTACCATCTAAATTGGTCATTCCTGGGGAATTCCACCCATTCACCACTTTTTTCTTAGACAACAACCatgaaattatttcaaacatacaaaaaattaaaatcatctTGTGAAGCGGTTTTAAAATGACTACATTATTTTCTTTCTTGGTTCTTTAGCTGTTAAAGGATGATGTCATATGATGCATTGTTTGTTGGCTTATGTTATGCATCTTAACAATTTCACAAACGGAATTCATGAAGGTTCTTGGTTCAGTTGGACATCCTATTCCGAATACGGAAGTAAAAGTTGTAGATACTGAAACAGATGCTATCCTTCCTTGTGGTTCGAAAGGCATTGTTAAAGTTAGGGGTCCGCAAGTGATGAAAGGTTACTACAAGGTTCGTTTTCAAATCTCCTCTTCCTATAAATAGCAAATTTTGCTCTACCATGATAGATATAGCATTTGGTATAGAAACATAAAACCAAAATACACATATACCGACCTCACAGTCTTATGTTTCCATTGTTTAATACTTCAATATTTGATGTTCCTGGAGTATATAACTCTAAATAGATTTGTTTGATGGGTTAAATGGCCTGCAAAAATTATGTAATTGTGAAAAATATTCTTCAAGAAACAGAATGGTGATGAACTCGGAAATGATACGTCTGCTAGACAAAATTCTAAT is a window encoding:
- the LOC142551193 gene encoding putative acyl-activating enzyme 16, chloroplastic isoform X2; protein product: MQVAYCGPRNYGHWSNRRCESIALVVDDPAMLNKVSGIFPSQVTIRFVIVLWGDKSSIKNAKALEMPIYCYKEIIDLGLESRKALPRSEDDRKQYTYKSISSDDVATLMYTSGTTGNPKGVMLTHKNLLHQIANLGEFLPVVPGDRFLSMLPPWHAYERASEYCTHTCGIENAYTTVKNLKDDLRCYRPHYIVSVPLVYETLYRGIQKQISSSSAIRKYVVLLFLRISFAYMEAKRIYEGKCLTTNMEQPSYLVSIFDWLSARIVAAILLPLHMMAKQIVYSKIHSSIGILKAGISGGGSLPAQIDMFFEAIGITVQNGYGLTESSPVITGRRHNCNVLGSVGHPIPNTEVKVVDTETDAILPCGSKGIVKVRGPQVMKGYYKNPLATKQAIDENGWLDTGDIGWICPPHSRGRSRKAAGAIVLTGRAKDTIVLSSGENVEPSEIEEAALRSTLIQQIVVFGQDERRLGALIVPNKDEIPLEAKSLSVDSDTSELSRGQVTNLMHRELKKWTADCSFKIGPILVIDEPFTIDNGLMSPTMKIRRDKVVSLYKKQINDLYK